Proteins encoded together in one Gemmatimonadota bacterium DH-78 window:
- a CDS encoding imidazoleglycerol-phosphate dehydratase, translating into MTTLRRETRETTIRLEVSASGGDIDVTTDEPFLTHMVETLARYAGLGLTLEATGDLKHHLIEDVAIALGLAVAREVPTRAERYGWATVPMDDALVRAALDTGGRPWYEGRLPSPLYEHFLQSFAFNLGATLHVVVDRGRDRHHVVEAAIKATGLALRQALREGDRVFSTKGSVRLDWADEEE; encoded by the coding sequence ATGACCACGCTGCGACGCGAGACCCGCGAGACCACCATTCGGCTCGAGGTGAGCGCCTCCGGCGGTGACATCGACGTCACCACCGACGAGCCCTTCCTCACCCACATGGTCGAGACGCTGGCGCGCTACGCCGGGCTCGGGCTCACCCTCGAGGCCACCGGCGATCTCAAGCACCACCTGATCGAGGATGTCGCGATCGCCCTCGGACTGGCGGTCGCCCGCGAAGTGCCCACCCGCGCCGAGCGCTACGGCTGGGCCACGGTGCCGATGGACGACGCCCTGGTGCGCGCCGCGCTCGACACCGGCGGACGCCCCTGGTACGAGGGCCGGCTCCCCTCGCCCCTCTACGAGCACTTCCTGCAGTCGTTCGCCTTCAACCTCGGCGCCACCCTGCACGTGGTGGTCGACCGTGGCCGCGACCGGCACCACGTGGTCGAGGCCGCCATCAAGGCCACCGGCCTCGCGCTCCGCCAGGCGCTGCGCGAGGGCGACCGGGTGTTCAGCACCAAGGGCTCCGTTCGGCTCGACTGGGCCGACGAGGAGGAGTGA
- a CDS encoding 1-(5-phosphoribosyl)-5-[(5-phosphoribosylamino)methylideneamino] imidazole-4-carboxamide isomerase, with the protein MIAVPAVDLKGGRCVQLVGGRPDDERVSLPSPAAVARRWWNLGFRHLHVVDLDAALGTGDNRGRIAEVIEAFDADIQVGGGIRDDERADALLAAGPDRIVVGTRAVDDRDWLEALADRHPGRVVVAADVRGDTVLRKGWTEGSGLKVGDFVRSLTPLPLAGILCTDVGREGRLQGIDAAAMSAVIEASDHPVWISGGITTLDDLDTLDRAGAHGAVLGMAIYTGSLRPTDVAERWGGHNALESP; encoded by the coding sequence ATGATCGCCGTTCCCGCCGTCGACCTCAAAGGCGGCCGCTGCGTGCAACTGGTGGGCGGACGCCCCGACGACGAGCGCGTCTCGCTGCCCTCCCCCGCCGCCGTCGCCCGCCGTTGGTGGAACCTCGGCTTCCGCCACCTTCACGTGGTGGACCTCGACGCCGCCCTCGGCACCGGTGACAACCGGGGCCGCATCGCCGAGGTGATCGAGGCCTTCGACGCCGACATCCAGGTGGGTGGCGGCATCCGCGACGACGAACGAGCCGACGCCCTGCTCGCGGCCGGACCCGACCGGATCGTGGTGGGCACCCGCGCCGTGGACGACCGCGACTGGCTCGAGGCGCTGGCCGACCGCCACCCCGGGCGGGTGGTGGTGGCGGCCGACGTCCGCGGCGACACCGTGCTGCGCAAGGGATGGACCGAGGGGTCGGGGCTGAAGGTGGGCGACTTCGTGCGCTCCCTCACCCCCCTCCCGCTCGCGGGCATTCTCTGCACCGACGTGGGCCGCGAGGGTCGGCTTCAGGGCATCGACGCCGCTGCGATGTCGGCCGTGATCGAGGCCTCCGACCACCCGGTCTGGATCTCGGGCGGCATCACCACCCTCGACGACCTCGACACCCTCGATCGAGCCGGCGCGCACGGCGCCGTGCTCGGCATGGCCATCTACACCGGCTCCCTGCGCCCGACCGATGTGGCCGAGCGCTGGGGCGGACACAACGCTCTGGAGTCCCCATGA